The following coding sequences lie in one Sorex araneus isolate mSorAra2 chromosome 4, mSorAra2.pri, whole genome shotgun sequence genomic window:
- the LOC129404346 gene encoding LOW QUALITY PROTEIN: aldehyde dehydrogenase, dimeric NADP-preferring-like (The sequence of the model RefSeq protein was modified relative to this genomic sequence to represent the inferred CDS: inserted 1 base in 1 codon; substituted 1 base at 1 genomic stop codon): MTSISDDMVQRTQVTFNSGNTRPLQFRTLPLEALXRMFRXQDKDSTDALHADLNKNEWTAYYEEVLYVLEETEYMIKKLPEWAAEEPVEKTPQTQKDESYIHSEPLGVALIIGTWNYPFNLVLQPMVGALAAGNAVVLKPSELSKNMAQLIATIIPQYLDKDLYPVLNGGIPETKEVLKERFHHIFYMGSTGVGKIVMTAAAKHLTLVTLELGGKSPCYVDKDCDLDVACKRAGGGCARRIAWGKYMNSGQTCVAPSPDYILFDPSIESQIVEKIKKSLKEFYGEDPQKSRDYGRIVSSQHFQRVMGLLQGQKVVHRGTGDAATRYIVPTILSNVDPQSPVMREEIFGPLLPILHVCSLDEAIQFIKQREKPLALHVFSNKDQVIKKMIAETSSGGVTANDVIVHMAVHSLPFGGVGNSGVGSYHGKKSFETFSHRRSCLVRPLRDDEAIRARYPPSATKESRWVLDSFRDLSPIPGKASEPPERESRLL; this comes from the exons ATGACCAGCATCAGCGATGACATGGTGCAGCGGACCCAGGTCACCTTCAACTCTGGTAACACACGCCCCCTGCAGTTCCGCACCCTGCCGCTGGAGGCGC CGCGCATGTTCAGGTAGCAGGACAAGGACAGCACAGACGCGCTGCACGCGGACCTCAACAAG AATGAGTGGACGGCCTACTATGAGGAGGTGCTGTACGTGCTGGAGGAGACCGAGTACATGATCAAGAAGCTCCCTGAGTGGGCGGCTGAGGAGCCTGTGGAAAAGACCCCCCAGACTCAGAAGGATGAATCCTACATCCACTCAgagcccctgggtgtggctctcatCATTGGCACCTGGAACTACCCCTTCAACCTCGTCCTCCAGCCCATGGTGGGCGCCCTTGCTGCAG GAAATGCGGTGGTCCTTAAGCCCTCAGAGCTGAGTAAGAACATGGCACAGCTGATAGCCACCATCATTCCTCAGTACCTGGACAAG GATCTGTACCCAGTGCTCAACGGCGGCATCCCCGAGACCAAGGAGGTTCTCAAGGAGAGATTCCACCACATTTTCTACATGGGGAGCACGGGTGTGGGGAAGATCGTCATGACCGCTGCGGCTAAGCACCTGACCCTCGTCACGCTGGAGCTGGGGGGCAAGAGTCCCTGCTACGTGGACAAGGACTGTGACCTGGACGTGGCCTGCAAGAGAGCGGGCGGCGGCTGTGCACG ACGCATCGCCTGGGGAAAGTACATGAACAGCGGCCAGACCTGCGTGGCCcctt cccCTGACTACATCCTCTTTGACCCTTCCATCGAGAGCCAGATTGTGGAGAAGATCAAAAAGTCCCTGAAG GAGTTCTACGGGGAAGACCCCCAGAAGTCCCGTGACTACGGGCGAATCGTCAGTTCCCAGCACTTCCAGAGGGTGATGGGGTTGCTGCAGGGCCAGAAGGTCGTCCACAGGGGCACTGGCGACGCGGCCACCCGGTACATA GTGCCCACCATCCTCTCCAACGTGGACCCGCAGTCCCCGGTGATGCGGGAGGAAATCTTCGGGCCCCTGCTGCCCATCCTACACGTGTGCAGCCTGGAtgaagccatccagttcatcaAGCAGCGCGAGAAGCCTCTGGCACTCCACGTGTTCTCCAACAAGGACCAG GTGATTAAGAAGATGATTGCAGAAACTTCAAGTGGTGGGGTGACAGCCAATGATGTCATCGTCCACATGGCTGTGCACTCTCTGCCCTTTGGGGGTGTGG GGAACAGTGGCGTGGGCTCCTACCACGGCAAGAAGAGCTTCGAGACCTTCTCCCACCGCCGCTCCTGCCTGGTGAGGCCCCTGAGGGACGACGAGGCCATTAGGGCCAGATACCCACCCAGTGCCACCAAG GAGAGCCGTTGGGTCCTCGATTCGTTCAGGGACCTCAGCCCCATACCTGGAAAGGCCAGCGAGCCTCCAGAGAGGGAGAGTCGGCTGCTCTGA